CTTTTTAGATTATTTGCATATATTCTACCAAATCTCATCACCCAGCTGCGTATTGTTTCATGGCTCACTTCTACTCCTTTATACATGAGTAATGATTCAATATCCCTCAAGCTCACTGCCAGCCTATAATAACACCATACCACATAGCTTATAATCTCTACAGGAAACCTGTAGCCTTTATACTTGAGCATGGCCTCTTTATCTATAACCTTCCCTACTTTTTACACCATCCTTAAACCGTAGACAACAACTTGGCAGTACCATATAAATTCTTGAGGGTGACCTATATTTTCAATATTTTGTATATTATTTCTTTATTCAGTTACTCTCATATAGCCCTCCTTTGTTTGACAGTTTATTGTTGTCATTATTACTTAACTTATATGGCGACTTAGCTGTTGGTTATCACCCCTTGTATTATATCTCTCTAGCCATTTTGCTACTTGTTCATATAATCTTCTAGTATTCATTCTGATATCACTTAGTTGATCAGCTTGATACTTGAATTCTTCCTGCATTATCAACCCTGGAAATCTGCTATTAAAGTAATTAACAAATCTATTTAGCTCAGCAACATTGTTAAATTTTAAGCTAAATGTTGTAGTTATTGGTTGGTTACTTGTATTTGTTCTATATTGAGTATCAGTTTGTATAGTGTTTATTCCCGCCATTGATACCATGGCTTGCTCTACTGCAATACCATTATATATATCATCCCAACTTACTTTTAATACTTTTTGGAATTTTCTCATAAGTTCATTATGACTTAAGTTTATTTGGTCTGTTTTACCAGTTTCAGCGCTTGCTTTAGCTTCACTCTCCTTGTTACTAGCTATTGTTTCACTCCAACTTATACTACTACCTCCACTCGCTCGCCCAATCCTCCTTAAATTTTCTCTATTATCAACACTTATGCTGCTATTTACAGCTCTTTGATTACCTACTGCTGCCTCTCGCAGCTCATAATTTAGTAACCATTCAAAAAATTCTAAACCATGTCTTACAGATATACCAAGGTTGTAACTACTTAAAGTGCAGTTTCCATTGTCATTACTTTGAATAGTATGATATGGCCATGTTTCTATATAGTTTAGAGCATCATTAGATATGTTTTTTATATGTTCTGGTAGTTCTATTCCATATATATTACTTAATCCATTTTCTATATTTTCTGGCCTTGAAAATATTGCTTGAATTACCCCTATAATATATTGGGTTAGTTCTTGTTTATCCTCTTCTAATTTAAAAGAACCTATATAATAGGATTTGATTTTTCTCATCCCTCCTTCGAGCTTAGTATACCTACTATGAGCTACTCCATCTATCCTACCAGCCTCTATCCATCGGTTATCCACTCTTGCTATAATTCTATCTTCACTAAATTTAGCTAAGCTTATATACAAACAATGCCCAGGCTTTACTACCGCGCGTCCATTTAGTCCTTCAACCTCATGTTCAGAATATCCTGTTCTTATTACATACTCTTCTCCTATACTTAAGCTCAATAATTTATTAATTATTGCCTTCGCTCTTTGTTTAATTAAAACCTCTTTGTAGGTAGAGCTAATCCAGTAATTGTTAATCTTTTCTCCTATTAATGTATCAATTATTGTCATAATTTCTTTGAAGAGCTTACTACCTGCTTCTCTATCTGGTATCTCAACTTCAAGGCCTTTTTGTAACTTTAAGTAAAGCTCTATATATAAATATAGCCTTATCCCTAATATCTCATCTGAGTGTCCTCCCTCAACTCGTATAGTTCTTTGATGTTCAGGCCGAATTTTTATTATATTTTCTAGATACATTCTATATGTTCTGCGCAAACCTATATCATTCTTCCAATTTATTAATTTTTCATTACCTGTAATCTCATAGATTATATTTGCAACCGTCTCATCATTTAATCTTCCAGTATAGCTAACCATACCCCTTTCTAATATCTTTCTTAACCGTTGTTCAGTCACAAAATATTTATCTAGCAATATTCTGCCCTGCAGCATATTTGGCTTAATAAATAAAGAAATATTGAGCGCATCATCATTGTTCTTATTCAGGCAAGTAACATCTGCTCCATTTGCAACTAAATATTTAACTACTGCAATATGATGGTTTATTGCCGCCAACATTAACGGCGTGTCTCTTCCTTCGTTGTTTTGGTCATTTATATATATCCTGCGGTGTGCAAGTATAGCTTGAACTGCTTCCAAATCTCCCCGCTCAGCAGCATCATGCAATTCTGTTTTTTCATTTGTTAAGGTTATATTCTTTAATCGTAATGTTCCCTGTCCTAAATAGTAATCATATACTTCAGTGGGTAACTGTGCTGTTTTAGCTGATTCTTTTAATGCCTCTATAAGCACTTTTTTTTGCTCTAAACTTAAAGGAATATGGGTAGTGCCTTTTGTGCTTCTTATTACTAAAGTTTC
This Candidatus Jidaibacter acanthamoeba DNA region includes the following protein-coding sequences:
- a CDS encoding IS6 family transposase, encoding MLKYKGYRFPVEIISYVVWCYYRLAVSLRDIESLLMYKGVEVSHETIRSWVMRFGRIYANNLKRREGTRGDKWHLDEQCIVIRGKRY